One part of the Populus alba chromosome 18, ASM523922v2, whole genome shotgun sequence genome encodes these proteins:
- the LOC118033221 gene encoding uncharacterized protein — protein sequence MCVVAVGDFTFLAPDSSSPVRVSDRVSKTEEGDRRGVAVWAGPKQRMLGIFLFLALVSIMEDQRRSGAGLTNPVNNSSITYPSHAQLGVNPGLAQGDQYPPGYRFKPRDQELISCYLLCKIRDRPLPRNGIHEVTLYKYSPETLAG from the exons ATGTGTGTGGTGGCGGTGGGCGACTTCACTTTTCTGGCTCCTGACTCCTCTAGTCCAGTCCGTGTATCGGATAGGGTGTCGAAAACAGAGGAAGGGGACAGGCGGGGTGTTGCCGTTTGGGCTGGGCCCAAGCAGCGTATG CTGGGTATATTTCTTTTCCTAGCCTTAGTGTCGATCATGGAGGACCAAAGGAGATCAGGGGCTGGTTTAACAAATCCTGTTAACAACAGTAGCATTACTTACCCGTCTCATGCTCAGCTTGGTGTCAATCCTGGGCTTGCTCAGGGAGATCAGTACCCTCCTGGTTACAGGTTCAAGCCTAGAGATCAAGAACTTATCTCGTGTTACCTGCTCTGCAAGATCCGGGACAGACCATTGCCACGCAATGGTATCCACGAAGTTACGTTATACAAATATAGCCCGGAGACTCTTGCAGGTTGA
- the LOC118033248 gene encoding probable xyloglucan endotransglucosylase/hydrolase protein 23, whose product MASLNTVLVPLVALLVTVASASNFYNDFDITWGDGRAKILSNGDLLTLNLDKASGSGFQSRNEYLFGKIDMQLKLVPGNSAGTVTAYYLSSKGSAWDEIDFEFLGNLSGDPYILHTNVFSQGKGNREQQFYLWFDPTADFHTYSILWNPQRIVFSVDGTPIREFKNLESVGVPFPKNQPMRIYSSLWNADDWATRGGLVKTDWALAPFTASYRNFNAEACVLSNGVSSCGTTTSPPASTSNAWFSEELDSTRQERLKWVRENYMVYNYCNDVNRFPQGLPTECSMS is encoded by the exons ATGGCTTCTTTGAATACTGTGCTTGTGCCCCTTGTAGCTCTTCTTGTGACGGTTGCATCAGCAAGCAACTTCTACAACGATTTTGATATTACCTGGGGAGATGGCCGTGCTAAGATCCTCAGCAACGGCGACCTCCTCACTCTCAACCTTGACAAGGCCTCTGGCTCTGGATTTCAATCCAGGAATGAGTATCTGTTCGGAAAGATTGACATGCAGCTCAAGCTTGTCCCCGGCAACTCTGCAGGCACTGTCACTGCTTATTAT CTGTCATCAAAAGGGTCTGCGTGGGATGAGATAGATTTTGAATTCCTGGGGAATTTGAGCGGCGATCCTTACATCCTGCACACTAATGTGTTTAGCCAAGGCAAGGGCAACAGAGAGCAGCAGTTCTATCTTTGGTTTGACCCAACTGCTGATTTCCACACATATTCCATTCTTTGGAACCCACAGCGCATTGT CTTCTCCGTGGATGGCACTCCAATTCGAGAGTTCAAGAACCTGGAGTCCGTGGGGGTTCCCTTTCCGAAAAACCAGCCGATGAGGATTTACTCGAGTCTATGGAATGCTGATGACTGGGCTACAAGAGGTGGCTTGGTCAAGACAGATTGGGCCCTAGCTCCTTTCACCGCTTCTTATAGAAATTTCAATGCCGAAGCTTGTGTTTTGTCTAATGGGGTATCTTCCTGTGGCACAACCACTTCTCCTCCGGCCTCCACCTCGAATGCTTGGTTCTCAGAGGAGCTTGATTCAACAAGGCAGGAGAGGTTGAAATGGGTCCGGGAGAATTACATGGTATACAATTACTGCAATGATGTCAATAGATTTCCCCAAGGTCTACCTACGGAATGCAGCATGTCCTAG